In Gammaproteobacteria bacterium, a genomic segment contains:
- the rpsM gene encoding 30S ribosomal protein S13, with protein MVVRIAGVNIPERKHTRIALTAIYGIGNARANVICAEAGINPEVKISDLTEAEVEALRREVGKFPLVEGDLRREISMNIKRLMDLGCYRGLRHRRGLPVRGQRTKTNARTRKGKAKPIRK; from the coding sequence ATGGTTGTTCGTATCGCGGGTGTTAACATTCCTGAACGAAAGCATACACGCATTGCTTTAACGGCTATCTATGGTATTGGTAATGCACGTGCCAATGTCATCTGTGCTGAAGCTGGCATAAATCCAGAGGTTAAAATCAGTGATCTCACAGAAGCTGAGGTAGAAGCATTGCGACGTGAGGTCGGCAAATTTCCTTTGGTAGAAGGCGATTTACGTAGAGAGATTTCCATGAACATTAAAAGGCTCATGGATCTTGGCTGCTATCGTGGATTGCGACACAGACGTGGTCTTCCAGTAAGAGGACAGCGCACCAAAACCAATGCCCGTACT